GGGATAGGCCAGCGCCATCGCCTCGATGGCCTTGAGGTTGTGCGGCTGGTGCAAGGGGGCGAGAGGAATCAGGGCCTCCAAGGCCTCCATCACGTTGGCGTCGACCACCACGGGTTCCTGATGCTCGGTTCCGCCGTGCACGACGCGGTGGCCGACCACGTCGATGTCTCGGTCCCCGAGATAGTTGCTGCCCCAGTCGCTGACCCGCTGAATCGCGGCGCGGTGTCCGCCGCCGGATTCATAGGTGCTGTCGACGAGCTTTTCCCCGTGGACATCCCGCGCCGTGAAATGCGGCTTCGTTCCGATGCCCTCGACCAGTCCGCGGACCTGCAGCTCGGGATCGCCCTCGGCGCCGGCTTCGAACAGCGAGAACTTCAGGCTGGAGGAGCCCGCGTTGATAACGAGAACGAGATCACCCATGGGAGCCCCCTCTGGCGTCATTCACGAAGAGTTCTTCAATCGGTGCCATCACCCCATCACGTGGTAGCCGCCGTCGATGTAGATCGTGTTGCCGGTGATCAGATGAGCGGCGGGCGTCGACAGGGCGGCGGTGGCGATGCCGACGTCCCTGATGCTGACCAGCTGCTGGGCGGGCGCGCGGCTCTGCGCGCTCGAAAGCAGGTCCTCGAACGCGCTGATCCCCGAGGCGGCGCGCGTCTTGATCGGGCCGGGCGAAATGGCATGAACGCGGATCTTCTTCGGCCCGAGCTCGTGGGCGAGATAGCGCACCGCGCACTCCAGCGCCGCTTTCACCGGCCCCATCACGTTGTAGTTCGTGATCACCTTCTCCGCGCCGTAGTAGCTCATGGCGAAGAGCGTGCCGCCCTCGGGCATCAACGGCTCGGCGAGGCGGGCCATGCGCACGAAAGAGTGGCAGGAGATGTCCATGGCGCGAGCGAAGCCCGGTCCCGAGGTGTCGACCAGACGGCCGTGCAGGTCCTCCTTCGGGGCGAAGGCGATCGAATGCAGGGCAAAGTCGATGCTGCCCCACTGCTCCTCCATGGCCGCGAAGAGGGCCTCCATCTGGCCCTCCTGCTCGACGTTGCAGGGCATGAAGATCGGCGACTCGAGCTCCTCGGCGATCGGCTGGACGTGAGGCTTGGCCTTGTCGTTCAGGTAGGTCAGCGCGACCTCGGCGCCGAGGAAGCGGAAAGCCGCCGCGCAGCCGTAGGCGATCGATTGCCGGTTCGCGACCCCCAGCACGACGCCCTTCTTGCCCTCGAGCATACGTGCCTGAGGATCGAAGGTGATGATGTCCGGATCATTGCTCATCCGCGCGCCCTCCTGCCATTGACCGCCTTGAGATACCTGGAAATACGAGTGTTACATGAGATTCATGTGACAGAGCGACACTTTTTTGCTGCAGCGCACAAAAAACATCGGGTACGGTCCTATGATGCGTTCTTAGGGAGGGTCGATATGGCATCAGGTCTCGAAGGGTCTTGGTTGAAATCCCTGCGGCCGCGGGCGGCAATGATGCCGACCGTTTTGCTGCGGACGCCGGCGGAGGTGACATGATCACGCCGTCCGACGTTTCCTGGCTGGCGGAGGGCTTCGAGCGCGGCGAAGGCGACTCCGAGGGCGGCGTCACGGTGCGTTCGGAGGTCTCGCGCCTCATGACGGCGCTCGATTTCGCGGCCCGCGCCCACGCCAACCAGCGGCGCAAGGGGGCGGCCCAGGAGCCCTACGTGAACCACCTGATCGAGGTCGGAAACCTGATCGCCGCGGCGACCGGCGGCGAGGACACCGACCTCGTGATCGGCGGCCTGCTGCACGATACCCTCGAGGACACCAAGGTCACCTTCGAGCAGCTGTCGCGCCGCTTCGGCGACCGGATCGCCGGCTGGGTCGCCGAGAACACGGACGACATGAGCCTCCCCAAGGAGGAGCGCAAGCGCCGGCGCCTGGAGCTCGCGCGGGCCAAGTCGCCCGGCGCCAAGACGATCAAGCTGGCCGACATGATCTCCAATCTGCGTGCCACCGCGCTGTCGCCCCCGGCGGGCTGGCCGGCCGAGTGGTGCCTCGGGTACATCAAGTCCTGCCGTGAGATGCACGAGGCGCTGGCGGGGGCCAACGCACAGTTGGACCGGCTGTTCGCCGATGAGGCCGACCGCGCCGAGGCGAGCGTGAAGCAGCACTTCGCGCGGCTCTCCGACGGCGGGAGCGTCGCTTTCCAGCTTGACGCCACCGCCGGGCAGCGGGTGCACCTGATCTATCTCGCGAATACCGAGATCGACCGAACGCCGCTGGACCGGGACCGCCTCGCGGCGGTCATGGAGACGAGCTTTCCCAGTTTTGTCATGCAGGAGGCGGAGGGCGTCTTCGAGGGTGTCCGGCGGCCGGTGCTGACCATGCGCGTCCGCACGGACTCGACCGACGCGATCGTCGCCATGGCGCAGCGTCTCTGCGTCGAGTTCGATCAGCGCTTCGTCGGCATAGAGACCGAGGGCCGCTATCTCCGGGTCTACGCGGACGACACCGGCTAGGCTCGAGAAAGTTGCTGACCCGCGCGCGCAGGGGGAAAGATCCCGTCGTTCCTGCCACGGCCGCCGGATGAGGAAAGGTTGCGCCTTGCATCCTGCGCCCTGACGCCGCTCTATTGCGGCTAGAGGATCGGGAGGAGAGGTAGATGAAGAAACCCATCACGGTCGAGGAGGCGGTGTCCGGCATCCCCGACGGCGCGTCGCTCATGATCGGCGGCTTCATGGGCGTGGGCACGCCGCCCCGCTTGATGGAGACCCTGGTCGAACAGAACAAGAAGGGCCTAACGGTGATCGCCAACGACACCGCGCGGCCCGGCCACGGCATCGGCAAGCTGATCGACGCCGGCTGCGTCGCCAAGGTGATCACCTCGCACATCGGGACCAATCCGGTCACCCAGGAGAAGATGATCTCCGGCGAGATCGAGGTCGATCTGGTGCCTCAGGGTACGCTGGCGGAACGCATGCGGGCCGCGGGCTACGGCCTCGGCGGCGTCCTGACGCCCACCGGGCTCGGCACCGAGGCGGCGAAGGGCAGGCAGACCCTCGAGCTCGACGGTAAGAGCTACCTGGTCGAGCGGCCGCTCGCCGCGGACTACGCGCTGGTCCGCGCCCACCGCGCGGACTACAACGGCAATCTCGACTTCACGCTGACCGCCAGGAACTTCAACCCGATCATGTGCATGGCGGCCGAGACCGTGATCGTCGAGCCGGACATGTTCGTGCCGCTCGGCGTGATCCCGCCGGACGGCGTCGTGGTGCCGGGCATCCTGGTCGACTACCTGATTTCGCGGGGGGCATGATGGACGGCAAGGAAATCATCGTCAGGCGGGTCGCGCAGGAACTGCGCGACGGCATGCTGGTCAACCTAGGCATCGGGCTGCCGACCCAGGTCACCAACCACGTGCCCGAGGGCATCACGGTCTACTTCCAGTCGGAGAACGGCCTGATCGGCATGGGGGCCCGGCCGCCCGAGGGCATGGAGGACCCGAACCTGACCGACGCCGGCGGCGCCTTCATCACCGCGCTGCCCGGCGCCGTCGCGTTCGACAGCGCCATGTCCTTCGGCCTGATCCGCGGCGGCCATCTCGACATGACGGTGCTCGGCGGGCTCGAGGTCGATCAGTCGGGCCGCCTCGCAAACTGGGTGATCCCGGGCAAGATGGTGCCCGGCATGGGCGGCGCCATGGACCTGGTCTCCGGCGCCAAGCGGGTCATCGTCGCGATGATCCACAGCCACAAGGGGCGCGCCAAGATCGTCCGGGAATGCTCTCTGCCGCTGACATCGGTCCGGCCGGTCAGCCTGATCGTGACGGACATGGCCGTGATCGAGCCGAGCGACGAAGGCCTCGTGCTGATGGAACGAGGCCCGGGCGTCACGGTCGACGAGATTCGCGCGGTCACGGACGCGGAACTGATCGTGCCGGGCGAGGTGCCCGAGATGGCTCTGGCCGGCTAGAACGGCCGGCGCCTGCCTCAGCTGCCGGAGCCGGCCGGCACGGTGGCGGTCTGCTGGGCCGGTGTCAGTTCCAGCCAGCGCTCGATCGTGGAGATCTGATCGCGGGACATCAGCGCCGGCGCATGGCCGACGTCGGGTACCGCGGTCACGGTGGCCTTGGGGCCGCGTTGACCCATCTCGGCCGCGGTCTCGGCGGAGACCAGCGCGCTCTCCATGCCGCGAATCAGAAAGGTTGGGCAGCTGACCGCGTCCCACAGCTCCCAGAGGTCGATGTCGCCGGCGGCCACTTCGACGAACTTCCGGCGGATCGCGGGATCGTAGTTGAGCCGCAGACCCTCGCCGGTCTCGCGCACGCTGTGCAGCGCCAGATGGCGCCACTGCGCGGCGGTCAGCGGCCCGAAGGGCGCGTGAATGTTGCGCAGATGCCGCTCGGCCTCGTCGAGATCGGCGAAGACGATGTCGAGGGAAAGATAGCTCTGGATCTGCTTCAGCGCAGGCTCGGGGATGAAGGGGCCGACGTCGTTCAGGACGAGGCGCCGGATCGGTGCGTTCTCCGCGGCGGCCAGGACCATGCCGATGAGCCCGCCCATGGAGGTGCCGATCCAGTCGATGGCCGGGAGCTCCAACAACTCCATGAACTGCCTGAGCTGGCCGGCGTAGTTCGGCAAGGCATAGCCTTCCGGGTCGCCGAGCCAGGTGCTGGCCCCGCGGCCGACCACGTCGACCGCGTAGACCCGCGCGCCTCGCTCCGCCAGCGCGGCGGCCAGGAAGTCGAAATCGCGGGCATTGCGCGTGAGGCCGTGAACGCAGACGACGACATGTTCGGCCTGGGGACGACCCCACTCGGTATAGGCCAGTTCGAGACCGGCGTACGGCCCCTCGAGAGAGAGTTTCTTGGTTTGCACCTGGGACCCCCCGTGCAAGCGATCGATATCCGCCCCTGTCTTACTCGGCGGGCCCGAAGGTGCCAAGGTGCATCCCGAGACCGAAGCGCTCCGCTCTAGGCGCGGGACACATCGATCGTCGCCATGACCAGGCTGGGATCGTCCGGATCCCGGCGGACCTGGAATCCGAGCTTCTCGGCGAGCGCCCGCATGGCATGGTTGTCGGCCAGGATCGAGCCCCAGACGGTCTTGAATCCCCTCTCCGGCGCCACCTCGAGCAGGGTCTTCAAGAGCGCCGTGCCGAGACCCTGTCCCTTGAGGTCGGAGCGGAGCGACACGGCGAACTCCGCCGAGTCGCTCGCCGGCGCGCCCATCAGGCGGCCGCCGCCCATGATCTCGCCCGGCTCGTCATCCGCCTCGAGGACGAAGCAGAGCTCGTGGTCCTCGTCGATCGTGCAGAAACGCTGGGCGGTCTCGTCGGTCAGTTGGGGCACCGGCACGAAGAGCCTGGCGCGCTTGTCACGCACGTCGAGACGCGCATAGGCGCGCTGCAGCGCCGCCGCGTCGTCGGGTTGTATCGGCCGAAGCCGCATGCGGCGGCCGCTTCGCGTCGTGAACTTTCTTTCTGCCGTCATTGATCCCTCGCGGAGCGTCTTCGACGTCACAGGCTGACCAGCCTTCTCTGCATTCTGCGCCTCAGAATACAGCGCGCGCTATGGTGGATCTATGACAGCCGGCGCCGGGCGCTTCATACTGTCGCGGCACCCAGAGAAATGCTCGGTAACGCCCACGTTGGGTCAATATCGTGATGTTGTACGAAAGTATAGATTAAGCCGTTTTTAATACAAATAATTTAGTATTACAATACTATCGTTTATAATACTAAAAGATCATCCTGCTACTCCTCGACACGGAATCAATCGCTCTCTGCGGCAATCGCTGGATCGCGCCGCAAGACTGGAAAAGAGAAGCTCATGACCGAATCGAAGAAAAGCTCGCGGCGACAACTGATAAAGACGGCGGGCAGTGCTGCGCTCACGGCAGGTCTTGCGCCGGCCATTCTGGCACCGCGCCAGGCGCGTGGTTCATCCCGACGGACCCTGAAGATCCTGCAATGGAATCACTTCGTGCCCGAGTTCGACCGCTGGTTCAACGAGGTCTACGTCAAGGACTGGGGCCGTCGTAACGACACGGAAGTCATCGTCGACAATGTCGGCATGACCAGCCTGAACAGCCGCGCGGCCGCCGAGGTCGCCGCCCAGAAAGGTCACGACCTCTGCATGTTCCTGAGCCCGCCGCCGAGCTACGAGGAGCATGTCATCGATCACCGGGAGATCTACGAAGAGTGCGAGCGCCGTTACGGCAAGCCGGTAGAGCTGGCGGTCAAGAGCACCTACAACCCGAAGACGGACAAGTACTACGGCTTTTCCGACAGCTACGTCCCCGATCCGGTCAACTACCGCAAGGATCTCTGGGACGATGTCGGCATGTATCCCGATAGCTGGGACGACATCAGGGTCGGCGGCCGCAAGATCAAGAAGCGGCACGGCATCCCGGTCGGTCTGGGCCTCGCGCCCGAACTGGATACCAACATGGCCCTGCGCTCGCTGATGGCCTCGTTCGGTTCCTCGATCCAGGACGAGTCAGGCAACCTGGCGCTCAATTCCCGCGAAACCCTCGAATCCCTGAAATTCGCCAAGGCGCTCTATCAAGAGGCGATGACCGACGAGGTCTTTACCTGGGACCCCTCATCGAACAACCGCCAGATGCTGGCAAGCCGCGGGTCGCTGGCGGTCAACGCAATATCGATCACCCGTACCGGCGAGAACCAGAGCATTCCCGTGGCGGACAGAATCTGGCTGGCCAAGGCGGCCCGCGGGCCGGTCCGCCGGATCGGGCTTCACCACCTGATCGATGTCTACGTGATCTGGAAGTTCGCTGACAACATAGAGGGCGCGCAGCAGTTCCTGGTGGATTACATCGGCCACTCCGGCGAGGTGTTCCGGGCCAGCCAGTTCTACAACTTTCCCTGTTTTCCGCGCATGGTCCCCGATCTGCCGGATCTCATCGCCAACGATCCCAAGGCGAACCCGGCGGACAAGTACAAAGTCTTCGAGGATGTTTCCCGCTGGGTCACCAACCTGGGCTATCCCGGCTTCGCGAATGCCGCAGAGGACGAGATCTTCACCAGCTGGCTCATCTCGACGATGTTCGCCCAGGCCGCACGAGGCGACATGAGCCCCGAAGACGCGCTCAGTCAGTGCAACCGGGAAGCCGAGCGGATCTTCAGG
The Kiloniellales bacterium DNA segment above includes these coding regions:
- the fabI gene encoding enoyl-ACP reductase FabI codes for the protein MSNDPDIITFDPQARMLEGKKGVVLGVANRQSIAYGCAAAFRFLGAEVALTYLNDKAKPHVQPIAEELESPIFMPCNVEQEGQMEALFAAMEEQWGSIDFALHSIAFAPKEDLHGRLVDTSGPGFARAMDISCHSFVRMARLAEPLMPEGGTLFAMSYYGAEKVITNYNVMGPVKAALECAVRYLAHELGPKKIRVHAISPGPIKTRAASGISAFEDLLSSAQSRAPAQQLVSIRDVGIATAALSTPAAHLITGNTIYIDGGYHVMG
- a CDS encoding HD domain-containing protein encodes the protein MITPSDVSWLAEGFERGEGDSEGGVTVRSEVSRLMTALDFAARAHANQRRKGAAQEPYVNHLIEVGNLIAAATGGEDTDLVIGGLLHDTLEDTKVTFEQLSRRFGDRIAGWVAENTDDMSLPKEERKRRRLELARAKSPGAKTIKLADMISNLRATALSPPAGWPAEWCLGYIKSCREMHEALAGANAQLDRLFADEADRAEASVKQHFARLSDGGSVAFQLDATAGQRVHLIYLANTEIDRTPLDRDRLAAVMETSFPSFVMQEAEGVFEGVRRPVLTMRVRTDSTDAIVAMAQRLCVEFDQRFVGIETEGRYLRVYADDTG
- a CDS encoding 3-oxoacid CoA-transferase subunit A, which encodes MKKPITVEEAVSGIPDGASLMIGGFMGVGTPPRLMETLVEQNKKGLTVIANDTARPGHGIGKLIDAGCVAKVITSHIGTNPVTQEKMISGEIEVDLVPQGTLAERMRAAGYGLGGVLTPTGLGTEAAKGRQTLELDGKSYLVERPLAADYALVRAHRADYNGNLDFTLTARNFNPIMCMAAETVIVEPDMFVPLGVIPPDGVVVPGILVDYLISRGA
- a CDS encoding 3-oxoacid CoA-transferase subunit B, translating into MDGKEIIVRRVAQELRDGMLVNLGIGLPTQVTNHVPEGITVYFQSENGLIGMGARPPEGMEDPNLTDAGGAFITALPGAVAFDSAMSFGLIRGGHLDMTVLGGLEVDQSGRLANWVIPGKMVPGMGGAMDLVSGAKRVIVAMIHSHKGRAKIVRECSLPLTSVRPVSLIVTDMAVIEPSDEGLVLMERGPGVTVDEIRAVTDAELIVPGEVPEMALAG
- a CDS encoding alpha/beta hydrolase, whose amino-acid sequence is MQTKKLSLEGPYAGLELAYTEWGRPQAEHVVVCVHGLTRNARDFDFLAAALAERGARVYAVDVVGRGASTWLGDPEGYALPNYAGQLRQFMELLELPAIDWIGTSMGGLIGMVLAAAENAPIRRLVLNDVGPFIPEPALKQIQSYLSLDIVFADLDEAERHLRNIHAPFGPLTAAQWRHLALHSVRETGEGLRLNYDPAIRRKFVEVAAGDIDLWELWDAVSCPTFLIRGMESALVSAETAAEMGQRGPKATVTAVPDVGHAPALMSRDQISTIERWLELTPAQQTATVPAGSGS
- a CDS encoding GNAT family N-acetyltransferase, coding for MTAERKFTTRSGRRMRLRPIQPDDAAALQRAYARLDVRDKRARLFVPVPQLTDETAQRFCTIDEDHELCFVLEADDEPGEIMGGGRLMGAPASDSAEFAVSLRSDLKGQGLGTALLKTLLEVAPERGFKTVWGSILADNHAMRALAEKLGFQVRRDPDDPSLVMATIDVSRA
- a CDS encoding ABC transporter substrate-binding protein; the encoded protein is MTESKKSSRRQLIKTAGSAALTAGLAPAILAPRQARGSSRRTLKILQWNHFVPEFDRWFNEVYVKDWGRRNDTEVIVDNVGMTSLNSRAAAEVAAQKGHDLCMFLSPPPSYEEHVIDHREIYEECERRYGKPVELAVKSTYNPKTDKYYGFSDSYVPDPVNYRKDLWDDVGMYPDSWDDIRVGGRKIKKRHGIPVGLGLAPELDTNMALRSLMASFGSSIQDESGNLALNSRETLESLKFAKALYQEAMTDEVFTWDPSSNNRQMLASRGSLAVNAISITRTGENQSIPVADRIWLAKAARGPVRRIGLHHLIDVYVIWKFADNIEGAQQFLVDYIGHSGEVFRASQFYNFPCFPRMVPDLPDLIANDPKANPADKYKVFEDVSRWVTNLGYPGFANAAEDEIFTSWLISTMFAQAARGDMSPEDALSQCNREAERIFRKWRERGAV